The Gavia stellata isolate bGavSte3 chromosome 1, bGavSte3.hap2, whole genome shotgun sequence genome has a segment encoding these proteins:
- the MRPL48 gene encoding large ribosomal subunit protein mL48 produces MSAALPKVLCLKKGMLLKQVFVLSGAAILRESRLCAAGDALVSCHRHYKSRPTHGIGRFKYLLPKEAPKKRKDKVQMKEINVGTEYEYGDVNIQMTSYDMCLVENFAQYVHKLCNRLSIKVNESYAMPTKTNEVLFLEERGSKMQLDAVLTTHQRVVQISGLSSTFAPIFLEIIQSNQPEGVHLLVKEHTEADFKSRLKSRPELEELLAQMN; encoded by the exons ATGAGCGCGGCGCTGCCGAAG GTGCTGTGCTTGAAGAAGGGAATGCTGCTAAAGCAGGTGTTTGTGCTCAGCGG AGCAGCAATACTCAGAGAAAGCCGTCTGTGTGCTGCAG GTGATGCACTTGTGAGCTGCCACAGACACTACAAATCCCGTCCTACGCATGGTATTGGGAGGTTTAAATACCTGCTCCCAAAGGAG gctccaaagaagagaaaggataaAGTACAGATGAAAGAGATAAATGTTGGGACCGAATATGAGTATGGAGATGTCAACATCCAGATGACTTCCTATGATATGTGTCTCGTGGAAAATTTTGCTCAGTATGTCCATAAACTCTGCAACCGACTCTCCATCAAAGTGAATGAAAG CTACGCGATGCCCACCAAAACCAACGAAGTGCTGTTCTTGGAAGAGCGAGGTTCCAAAATGCAGCTGGATGCAGTCCTTACTACCCATCAGAGGGTTGTCCAG atcAGCGGTTTAAGTTCAACGTTTGCTCCCATATTCTTGGAAATTATTCAGAGTAATCAGCCTGAAGGGGTCCACCTGTTAGTGAAAGAG CACACAGAAGCTGACTTCAAGAGCCGATTGAAGTCTAGACCAGAACTTGAAGAGCTGCTAGCGCAGATGAACTGA